A genome region from Methanococcoides burtonii DSM 6242 includes the following:
- the ftsZ gene encoding cell division protein FtsZ has product MQSIVQEALKHTEKEKEYRQSVTEDDKFEGFGMPRITIVGCGGAGNNTINRLYNIGIEGAETIAINTDKQHLDHIRADKKILVGKTLTRGLGAGGYPEVGAKAAELARGTLEEIFKESDLVFITAGMGGGTGTGVAPVVAEIAKEQGAIVVGMVSSPFRVERARTVKAEEGLDTFRSAADTVIVLDNNRLLDYVPNLPIEQAFSVMDQLIAETVKGITETITQPSLINLDYADIRAIMGCGGVAVMLVGDSKNQDKSTDVVRTALNHPLLDVDYRGATGSLVHITGGPDLSLKEAEEIAASLTYELSPDANVIWGARIRDDFEGKVRVMAIMTGVQSSQVLGPQFQSGMVENVAKNTSSHSKPSFTRAERGRRTIVEPMGSQASFGGSIIDIIQ; this is encoded by the coding sequence ATGCAGTCTATAGTACAGGAAGCACTAAAACACACAGAGAAAGAGAAAGAGTACAGGCAGTCAGTTACAGAAGACGACAAATTCGAAGGCTTCGGTATGCCCAGGATTACCATCGTTGGATGCGGTGGTGCTGGAAATAACACTATTAATCGCTTATATAATATCGGCATTGAAGGTGCAGAGACCATTGCTATCAATACTGACAAGCAACATCTGGACCATATTCGTGCTGACAAGAAGATCCTCGTCGGTAAGACTCTCACAAGGGGTCTTGGGGCAGGTGGCTATCCTGAGGTTGGTGCCAAGGCTGCAGAACTTGCACGTGGCACTCTTGAAGAGATATTCAAAGAGAGCGATCTTGTTTTCATTACTGCTGGAATGGGCGGAGGAACCGGTACTGGTGTTGCACCAGTTGTTGCAGAGATCGCAAAGGAACAGGGAGCTATCGTTGTTGGTATGGTATCCAGTCCTTTCAGAGTAGAGCGTGCGCGTACCGTCAAGGCTGAAGAAGGTCTCGATACATTCCGCAGTGCAGCTGACACAGTGATCGTTCTTGATAATAACAGGCTTCTGGACTATGTTCCAAACCTTCCTATAGAGCAGGCATTCTCTGTAATGGATCAGCTTATCGCTGAGACCGTTAAGGGTATTACTGAAACTATCACTCAGCCATCCCTTATCAATCTTGATTACGCTGATATCAGGGCTATCATGGGCTGTGGCGGCGTTGCGGTCATGCTCGTTGGTGACAGCAAGAATCAGGACAAGAGCACTGATGTTGTTCGCACAGCACTTAACCACCCACTCCTCGATGTTGATTACAGAGGCGCTACAGGAAGTCTTGTGCACATCACAGGTGGTCCTGACCTCAGCCTGAAGGAAGCAGAAGAGATCGCAGCATCCCTTACATATGAACTTTCACCAGATGCAAACGTTATCTGGGGAGCACGTATAAGGGATGACTTTGAAGGAAAGGTGCGTGTCATGGCTATCATGACAGGTGTTCAGTCCTCACAGGTCCTTGGTCCACAGTTCCAGAGTGGTATGGTCGAAAATGTTGCTAAGAACACAAGCTCACACTCAAAACCATCCTTTACTCGTGCAGAGCGAGGTCGCCGCACAATTGTTGAACCTATGGGTTCACAGGCATCCTTTGGCGGCTCTATTATAGATATAATCCAGTAA